One Babesia bovis T2Bo chromosome 4 map unlocalized Chr4_1, whole genome shotgun sequence genomic window carries:
- a CDS encoding Adaptor complexes medium subunit family protein has protein sequence MGGISGIYILDGKGRLMINRKYKDDVINNLIDSFYANVLLKDENAVTPVYHCDGCTFCWIRHNELYFVAAASTNYNVAMVLAFLYRFVKVLESYFKILAEDTVRDNFVIIYELLDEMIDNGYPQATEESVLKECIRSGKSQVTTDAVTPPSAMTNVVSWRKEGIHHKKNEVFLDVIESLDILLSPSGAVLRSEIKGRLQMKSFLSGMPHLFLGLNDKSLFENASSASGSFPANQSYGKPPPMRTVEMEDVKFHQCVQLERFESDRAISFIPPDGEFELMTYRVNCHVKPLFSCDVIVNNNSSTRIDFTVRATSRFKSKSIANNVEFEIPVPSDVQFPNLKTSIGTVKYMPDMDAVLWSIKEFQGEKEFVMYASFGLPSVSDGNRGAFSKRNVKVKYEIPYFTVSGVSVKHLRITEKSGYQALPWVRYITKNGDYQIKMS, from the coding sequence ATGGGAGGTAtcagtggtatatatatacttgaTGGAAAGGGAAGATTGATGATCAATCGTAAATACAAAGACGATGTGATCAATAATCTGATAGATTCATTCTACGCCAATGTACTGCTTAAAGATGAAAATGCTGTCACACCGGTTTACCACTGTGATGGATGCACATTCTGCTGGATACGCCATAATGAATTGTACTTCGTTGCAGCAGCATCAACGAATTATAACGTTGCGATGGTGCTCGCCTTTTTATACAGATTTGTTAAGGTTCTGGAGAGTTACTTTAAAATATTAGCGGAGGATACCGTACGTGACAACTTTGTTATCATCTACGAATTGTTAGACGAAATGATAGACAACGGTTATCCACAGGCAACAGAAGAAAGTGTACTCAAGGAATGCATTAGGAGCGGTAAAAGTCAAGTTACTACCGATGCCGTAACACCTCCATCAGCAATGACCAACGTGGTCTCGTGGCGTAAAGAAGGTATTCATCATAAGAAGAATGAGGTTTTCTTGGACGTTATTGAAAGTCTTGATATACTACTTTCACCATCGGGAGCTGTTCTAAGATCTGAAATAAAAGGCCGACTTCAAATGAAGTCGTTCCTTTCAGGAATGCCACATTTATTCTTAGGACTCAATGATAAATCACTTTTTGAAAACGCTTCTTCTGCGTCAGGATCTTTTCCCGCTAATCAATCATATGGCAAACCGCCTCCAATGAGAACCGTCGAAATGGAGGATGTTAAGTTCCACCAATGTGTACAACTGGAAAGATTTGAATCTGATAGAGCAATCAGTTTCATACCGCCTGATGGTGAATTTGAACTCATGACATATAGAGTCAACTGTCATGTAAAACCATTGTTCTCATGTGATGTCATTGTAAACAATAACTCAAGCACAAGAATTGATTTTACAGTACGTGCAACATCACGATTTAAGTCGAAATCTATCGCTAATAATGTGGAATTTGAAATACCTGTGCCGTCCGATGTTCAATTTCCTAACCTCAAAACTTCAATTGGCACCGTAAAATACATGCCAGATATGGATGCAGTATTATGGAGTATTAAAGAGTTCCAAGGTGAAAAGGAATTTGTTATGTACGCTTCCTTTGGTTTACCCTCTGTATCAGATGGAAACAGAGGAGCATTCTCCAAGAGGAATGTTAAAGTGAAATATGAAATCCCGTACTTTACAGTCTCGGGAGTATCTGTTAAACACCTTAGAATTACAGAAAAAAGCGGATATCAGGCACTACCGTGGGTAAGATATATCACAAAAAATGGTGATTATCAGATTAAGATGTCCTGA
- a CDS encoding 26S protease regulatory RPT1 unit family protein has translation MAAPEEDGDPQSVSTPLNDAEISILKSFGIGPYTESISESEKGIKTVVQRINKLSGIKESDTGLNPLHMWDLMYDQQALQEGVPLQVARCTTIINPGTPQAKYVINVKQIAKFVVGLGEKAAATDIEEGMRVGVDRNKYKIQIALPPRIDPSVTMMTVEEKPDITYNDVGGCKVQLEKLREVVEMPLLYPERFVELGIDPPKGVLLYGPPGTGKTLTARAVANRTDACFICVIGSELVQKYVGEGARLVRELFQMARSKKACILFIDEVDAIGGSRGDESAHGDHEVQRTMLEIVNQLDGFDARGNIKVIMATNRPDTLDPALLRPGRIDRKIEFGLPDLDGRKHIFKIHAKTMSVEKNIRYELLARLCPNSTGADLRSVCTEAGMFAIRSRRKTITEKDFIDAITKVIQGYKKFSATGRYMVYN, from the exons ATGGCAGCACCCGAAGAAGACGGGGATCCCCAATCCGTTTCTACACCCCTTAACGATGCTGAAATCAGCATACTAAAGAGTTTC GGAATTGGACCTTATACCGAATCTATTAGTGAATCTGAGAAAGGCATAAAAACAGTAGTACAACGTATAAATAAGCTGTCAG GCATAAAGGAGAGTGACACGGGTTTGAACCCACTCCATATGTGGGATTTGATGTATGATCAACAAGCTCTACAAGAAGGAGTGCCACTGCAAGTTGCAAGATGTACAACTATCATTAACCCTGGAACGCCTCAAGCCAAATATGTAATCAACGTTAAACAAATCGCCAAATTCGTAGTG GGTCTTGGAGAAAAGGCTGCAGCTACCGATATAGAGGAGGGTATGAGAGTTGG GGTTGACCgtaataaatataaaatacaaatcGCGTTACCTCCACGTATCGATCCTTCAGTTACAATGATGACCGTTGAAGAAAAGCCAgatattacatataacgATGTTGGAGGTTGTAAAGTACAGTTGGAGAAATTGAGAGAAGTCGTCGAAATGCCACTTTTGTATCCGGAGCGTTTTGTAGAATTGGGTATAGACCCGCCGAAAGGTGTGCTTCTTTACGGACCACCAG GGACGGGTAAAACATTAACAGCAAGAGCAGTAGCTAACAGGACTGATGCTTGCTTCATATGTGTTATCGGTTCGGAACTAGTTCAAAAATATGTTGGTGAAGGAGCAAGACTAGTAAGAGAACTTTTCCAAATGGCAAGATCGAAAAAAGCTTGCATTCTTTTCATCGATGAAGTAGATGCAATCGGTGGATCACGTGGAGATGAATCCGCACATGGAGATCATGAAGTACAACGTACGATGTTAGAAATTGTTAACCAGCTTGACGGTTTCGATGCAAGAGGAAACATCAAAGTTATCATGGCAACCAACAGACCTGATACTCTGGATCCTGCACTACTTCGACCAGGACGTATCGATCGTAAAATAGAATTTGGACTGCCAGACCTTGAT GGACgaaaacatatattcaaaatTCACGCGAAAACCATGAGTGTTGAAAAGAATATAAGATACGAACTATTAGCAAGGTTATGCCCAAACAGTACAGGAGCAGATTTAAGAAGTGTATGCACTGAAGCTGGAATGTTTGCAATCAGGTCAAGGAGGAAAACCATAACAGAAAAGGATTTCATAGACGCTATCACTAAAGTCATACAAGGCTACAAGAAATTTTCAGCTACAGGCCGTTATATGGTGTACAATTAA
- a CDS encoding 26S protease regulatory RPN1 unit family protein: MKTKYKDSLNPADAAYKEELDLLVKELLASELNDDIARPLLLQLSIHATKENDSITSVPKSLQFLIQHRDNFHQIYDEYIIKSEKDSYSVFLLLELISFLEAIRTPEDAKSADKQSNDPSVKYKLLLYKIEAGLVAERIISDADVDKEVQSKLMNRRINDWGNEYLTSLSTQIVSYFNLESTRVVYDNMSNTNDQMDIAADKEISVLRNYDTALVITEALKFTEAITDYYFQHGFEFEAIDILLEVDLIESIRGKCGTDYDLITRVSNYLLSISAYAATYYETRRILVVAYDILLDAGRYADALRVALKLDDEERVKTLIFTCKNPSIRRQLAFICASSGNHLNYTSSDGTQTSTLSDADINEVNNISSGEHLSGFFLTLASELDVVEPKLPKHIFKSYPVSKLNTEFMDSRMSKSYTMDSALGNLSTTMVNAFLNCGFGADLLIDPPDSDWVFRHHDYGMLCSAASVGIINLWNIDEGLSKADKYAYSNNNYAKAGSYAAYGLSSCGILSEADPIAALLMDKVESSDKVECLGAILGLAFAYAGSNREALLEVLVPIAISDESEYPLACIAMASLAIGLIFVGTGKQEASEALIQKLLDFTDNTMDMAAKCQIACGLALLHLGRMEATDVIVDALAAVEGDLGRIAEMMVEACAYAGSGDVLRTQRFLKCCASSEAAKPKNTGSDNESSDMQIVPKKDNVDTPMFPDMNAESNVHQGNQEIHEKKAAKVGFEDKADEQNKNVIINDASISIIGIAMTAIGDPVGTAMLLRMIDHPLQFGSLCERRAAPLALAIAYASNPCPQVIDILSKLTHDADYQVTINAIFGMGIVGAGTNNSRIAVLLLNLAKTHARDSKGTFIIRIAAGLLHMGKGTMTISPLHSEGFLIRKPALAGLFIVIVAALDMKNTFVGSMPFIMLFVALCIRPRWMLTLSPDLEHIQVPCRVGNMVETTGTVGKQRRISGFQTHQTPVLVGCNERAEIATDDYIPCTNVLEGIVILEKNDNVAMEE, encoded by the coding sequence ATGAAAACCAAATACAAGGATTCGTTAAACCCAGCAGACGCTGCTTATAAGGAGGAGCTAGACCTTCTTGTTAAAGAGTTGCTGGCATCTGAGTTGAATGATGACATTGCAAGACCTTTGCTTCTGCAATTATCAATTCACGCCACAAAGGAAAATGATAGCATCACATCAGTGCCAAAGTCACTACAATTCCTCATCCAACATAGGGATAATTTTCACCAAATATACGATGagtatattataaaatcGGAAAAAGATTCCTATTCAGTTTTTTTACTCCTGGAGCTAATCAGTTTCCTTGAAGCTATAAGAACCCCTGAAGATGCAAAGTCAGCAGACAAGCAAAGTAATGATCCAAGTGTAAAGTACAAGCTGCTGCTTTATAAAATTGAAGCCGGGCTTGTAGCTGAGCGTATCATATCGGATGCTGACGTAGATAAAGAGGTCCAAAGTAAACTGATGAATAGGCGAATAAATGATTGGGGAAATGAGTACCTAACTTCCCTGTCTACACAGATAGTGTCCTATTTCAATTTGGAAAGTACCAGGGTTGTATATGACAACATGTCCAATACAAACGATCAAATGGATATCGCAGCGGACAAGGAGATATCGGTATTGCGGAATTATGACACTGCACTCGTGATTACAGAGGCATTGAAATTTACCGAGGCCATAACAGACTACTACTTCCAACACGGATTCGAGTTTGAGGCTATAGATATTCTATTGGAAGTGGACTTAATTGAATCTATACGTGGGAAATGTGGTACCGATTATGATTTAATTACAAGAGTGTCAAATTACCTCTTGTCAATATCGGCCTATGCAGCCACATACTACGAAACTAGAAGAATTCTCGTCGTTGCATATGATATACTACTAGACGCCGGTCGCTACGCTGATGCTCTGAGAGTGGCTTTGAAACTAGATGACGAAGAACGAGTGAAGACACTAATATTTACATGTAAGAACCCAAGTATTAGAAGGCAGCTGGCGTTTATCTGCGCTAGTAGTGGAAACCATCTTAACTACACGTCAAGTGATGGTACCCAAACATCTACATTATCGGATGCTGATATTAATGAGgtaaataatatatcatcggGTGAGCATTTAAGTGGATTCTTCCTAACCCTGGCAAGTGAATTGGATGTAGTTGAGCCAAAGTTGCcaaaacatatattcaaatCATACCCAGTATCTAAACTCAATACGGAGTTTATGGACTCCAGAATGTCGAAGTCATACACCATGGACTCTGCCTTGGGCAACCTGTCGACAACTATGGTTAACGCTTTCCTCAATTGTGGATTCGGTGCTGATTTGCTGATTGACCCACCAGATTCGGATTGGGTGTTCCGTCACCACGATTACGGTATGCTATGTAGTGCCGCGTCCGTGGGTATAATAAATTTATGGAACATAGATGAAGGTCTCTCGAAGGCTGATAAATACGCTTATAGTAACAACAACTACGCCAAAGCGGGTTCTTACGCTGCCTATGGGTTGTCGAGCTGCGGCATACTGTCTGAAGCTGATCCTATTGCAGCCTTGCTTATGGATAAAGTTGAAAGCTCCGATAAGGTTGAATGTCTAGGTGCGATCCTCGGTCTAGCATTCGCATATGCAGGCTCGAATAGAGAAGCATTGTTGGAGGTCCTGGTTCCAATCGCCATATCAGATGAATCGGAGTACCCACTGGCATGTATCGCAATGGCTTCATTAGCTATAGGATTGATATTCGTAGGCACTGGAAAACAGGAGGCTTCTGAGGCATTAATCCAGAAATTGCTTGACTTCACTGATAATACAATGGACATGGCTGCCAAATGCCAAATTGCATGTGGTCTGGCGTTGTTACACCTCGGAAGAATGGAAGCAACTGATGTGATTGTAGATGCACTGGCTGCGGTAGAAGGTGATCTTGGTCGAATCGCAGAAATGATGGTTGAGGCATGTGCTTACGCAGGTTCAGGAGATGTACTAAGGACCCAAAGGTTCCTAAAGTGCTGTGCGTCATCTGAAGCTGCTAAGCCTAAAAACACCGGTTCTGATAACGAGAGTTCCGATATGCAAATTGTACCAAAAAAGGACAATGTAGATACGCCAATGTTTCCTGATATGAATGCGGAGAGTAATGTACACCAGGGAAATCAAGAAATACATGAAAAGAAGGCTGCTAAAGTAGGATTCGAAGACAAAGCGGATGAACAGAACAAAAATGTCATTATTAATGATGCCTCTATTTCAATAATAGGAATAGCAATGACAGCCATAGGCGATCCTGTGGGCACCGCAATGCTGCTTAGAATGATTGATCATCCATTGCAATTTGGTAGTTTGTGTGAAAGACGTGCTGCGCCACTGGCTTTGGCTATTGCGTATGCTTCTAACCCCTGTCCACAGGTCATCGATATTTTGTCCAAGCTAACACATGATGCTGATTACCAGGTCACAATAAATGCCATATTCGGTATGGGTATAGTTGGTGCTGGTACCAATAACTCAAGGATAGCAGTGTTGTTGCTTAACCTGGCCAAAACACATGCCAGAGATTCGAAGGGTACTTTTATAATCCGGATTGCCGCAGGATTACTGCATATGGGTAAAGGCACCATGACGATATCACCGCTACACTCAGAAGGATTTTTAATAAGGAAGCCTGCTTTAGCAGGGCTGTTTATCGTAATAGTGGCTGCATTGGATATGAAGAACACCTTTGTAGGATCAATGCCTTTTATTATGCTATTTGTAGCTTTGTGCATCAGGCCAAGGTGGATGCTCACACTCTCACCTGACCTCGAGCATATCCAGGTACCATGCCGAGTTGGTAACATGGTAGAAACTACCGGTACCGTTGGAAAACAAAGAAGAATATCGGGATTCCAAACACACCAAACACCGGTACTTGTTGGCTGTAACGAACGCGCTGAAATTGCCACCGATGACTACATACCTTGCACAAATGTGCTAGAGGGGATAGTCATCCTCGAAAAGAATGATAACGTAGCAATGGAGGAATAG